Within the Candidatus Marinimicrobia bacterium CG08_land_8_20_14_0_20_45_22 genome, the region TCGCTCCGCTTGCGAATTTGCTCTTCTGAAGCATCGGCGAGGATTAATTCTTTGATTTCCGGTGTCAATAGGAAAAACTCATAAATTGCCACGCGTCCCCAAAAACCAGTTCCAGAGCAGTGATCACATCCTTTTCCTTTATAAAAAGTAATTTCATTCGGATTAATTCCCAACGCTTCCAGCCGGGCACGGACATCGCTACTCGGAGTATCCACCACTTTACAATGTAGGCAGATTCGCCGCGCCAATCTCTGAGCGACGACTAACGAAAGCGCCGAGGTAATCAAATATTTATCAACACCCATGTTCAATAAACGAATGATCGTTGCCACCGCGTCATTTGTATGTAAAGTCGATAAAACCAGATGCCCGGTCAACGCCGCCTTGATCGCTATTTCTGCGGTTTCTTTGTCCCGAATTTCACCGACCATCACGACATCCGGGTCTTGCCTCAAGATCGAGCGTAATCCGGCCGCAAACGTCAATCCGACCTGCGGGCGCGCTTGAATCTGGTTAATGCCTTTTAAACGATATTCCACCGGATCCTCAACGGTGATGATATTCTTATCGGGAGAATTAATAAAATTGAGTGACGAGTATAGCGTCGTCGTTTTGCCGCTTCCGGTCGGACCGGTCACTAAAATCATTCCATGAGCCATAGTCAGAATTTCTTTAAACTTCTGCATCGTTTTCGGCTCGAACCCAATGTCGTTAATGTTCAAAGAAACACTGCCTTTATCCAAAATTCGCATAACGACTTTTTCGCCATAGATTGTAGGAAGCGTGGAAATGCGGATATCTATCTGCCGTCCCATGATCTTGATCTTGGTTCGACCGTCCTGAGGCACACGGCGTTCGGCAATATCCAAATTTCCGAGAATTTTAATGCGCGAGATGATTCCCGATTGCATGCGTTTGGGTGGCGGCGTGATTTCGCGTAAAATGCCATCGATTCTCAGACGAATTTTCAGTTCTTT harbors:
- a CDS encoding type II secretion system protein GspE gives rise to the protein MDGEIQTTDPIIKRINSFITTNKVPRVELKTIGFIDPSVAALIPEDMARRFGALAFRLKDGKLSVAMWNPFDPIALETILTKTGFLLDVVFSPRAVIEEEIEKIYAQKGNLEESMKELVDFEVEEDDDEESDEEMLRIQAEDAPAIKFVNLLLLQATQDRASDVHIEPQEKELKIRLRIDGILREITPPPKRMQSGIISRIKILGNLDIAERRVPQDGRTKIKIMGRQIDIRISTLPTIYGEKVVMRILDKGSVSLNINDIGFEPKTMQKFKEILTMAHGMILVTGPTGSGKTTTLYSSLNFINSPDKNIITVEDPVEYRLKGINQIQARPQVGLTFAAGLRSILRQDPDVVMVGEIRDKETAEIAIKAALTGHLVLSTLHTNDAVATIIRLLNMGVDKYLITSALSLVVAQRLARRICLHCKVVDTPSSDVRARLEALGINPNEITFYKGKGCDHCSGTGFWGRVAIYEFFLLTPEIKELILADASEEQIRKRS